The following DNA comes from Mugil cephalus isolate CIBA_MC_2020 chromosome 6, CIBA_Mcephalus_1.1, whole genome shotgun sequence.
AAAGCAATTCTCATTGAGGATTACCAGGTTGTGAATGGGGAGATTTCCGAGGTGCACAAAAAGGCAGCGTTTAGCGTTGTCAAAAGGGCGTGAACTGAATTGTCTAATAACTTGTAATAATGTGTCAGAAAACAGCACGTCTTCACAGAGAGAGTGGAAAATATCTTGACAGTTAATTACGTGGGCGCCTTTCTCGTGTTAAGTAGTTTGCTGAaaggttttacatttaaatttctttcttaaattatatattatatgtttctACTATGTTTTAGCCACAGTTATTGTCATTCAGACACAATGAAGATGTGTGTAAAGGTAGGATATTGATATACTGTGTGCACAGTAAAGATAAATAAGTAGTGGGAAGTTCATCTTTACTCACTTTTACAAGATGTGAAGACAAGTGAGGTGAATAGGGACATCTTGTGGTgacattttcctgtgttttccaaCGAAAGTAAGCAGATTTCCCATACAGCTCACTTTTTTAATCAGCGACAGATCCTGCGTCTCCAAAACAATGTCACTGCCACAGGAGTAGTTCCatgatatatttaaaacaaacaaaaaaaaaaaaggtaaaatgagactgagacagagagcGCTGGTTTTATTGTAGAATCATATATCTGGAAAATACCTGCGCCTCCCAGTGACCTTCACACATCCTCAGCAAAGACAGAAGCACTGAATAACTTGAGGGAGAGGACGGCGAGTCAGACACACAATAaacatgtgatttatttttatctcgtTCAGAGGACACCGCACACCGAGCAGGAGGGGagagctgaaggagaggaggagaagagcaaTAAAGATGGAGATTTATTTGGAGGTGGTCCTCCTCTGTCACATGTGATCTCATGGGAGATGGCAGGAGCCCTCAGGTCGTATTTCCTCACAGCGAAGAGGCTGcgctcctcccctccacctctccgCTGAGACAATGGCCCCTGCCCTCCTTTTTCAGCTTGACCCCCGTGTTTTACCACACACTCACGTCTCTGCACGCATCCAGGGCTGTTTTGCGAAGAGGTGTCCGTGGACATCAGCAAATGATATTCAGATTGATTTGTACAATCTGAAAGGCAGTGATCCTCCATAATGACTTGCACCTGAGGGCAAACAGAAagctgcacgcacacacacacacaggtctgaaTATGATGGCGGTGACAGCTGTACTGCTGCTCATGAAGAGGAATGAGCGAAGCAGGAGAGGACATGACAAGACACATGTCCCAATTTCCATGAAAGGATGGACCTTGACAGAAATATTGCTCTGTCTCTTACAGTTCATCCCTATAAATAAGCGTTCCAGGTACAAGACCCTGAAATAAAGAGGAcaccctttctttttcttttcttttttttttttaaaggaggaaAGTACAGATTACACACATATAGCGCCGGTCACAAGTTGACATTTCACTTTGCCAGAcaacaattaattaaatgaaagcCGCTTAAAGTCTTTCCCGTCTCGACGTCCCCCCGGAGATAACGATATTCACGTCCAGTGATCTTCGTGTGTATTTCCCCGATAAAGGCTTTCAAACTTACTCACACAGCCTGAGGCAACCTGCTCTCAAATTAGATTAGGGACCGTAGCTGAATGTCAATGAACGGCTGCCTGATAACGGCTGAGTGCATGTACTGCATTTCTCTGCGggtttattttctcctttgGGTGCTCGGATTGAGCAAACACAGGCCCTATGGAAAATCCCAACCCGGCGGTAACTTCATTACATCCAGAGTATAATGTCAAACAGAGACGTTGTGTGGGAGTGCATTACGCTGCAGTAATACGACTGaactgtctttttgttttcttcaaagGCCAGTCTAATTTTAGTGCAGTTATGGTGTTTAACAGAATTCATGGTCACAGAACTGAGGGTGGCACTCGAATACAAAATGAACAGTGTTAGCGGAGCTATACTGCGACTCCAAGCTGAGGCTATGATGTGTTTTCCTCACTAAGTAGACTATTTAAAGGAAGGTCCCAAGTGTTTTGTCATAACCTCTCATACTAGAATGGTAGCATGTGTGACGCTGGTTGCACACATTTGTATAAGCCtatttaaagtgtaaaatgtaaacCCCTGCAAAGATGATCACCCATGCATGATATCGGCCACGTAGcgggaatgaaaacaaaatcgcTAAATCTCAAATGGAGCAACAGCAAACAACCACAATGCAGCATGAATATTGAATGAAGGCAAGCGACAGCCTTGTTTTCTGGCGTTTGACTAACAGCCTAAATAAACTGAGAGGGTATTGTGTGGAAGGCTAAACCTGGTCAGAATTCATGTAcgagtgtaaaaaaaagaatataattaATTTCTGCTCGTGAAAATGCCTACttacaaaaaaatttaaaataatataataacaacaacaatgcatTGCTGCGCAACATGAAATCCAATGTGAAATTACAGAAATTGCATTTATATTCAATCTATCACACAATGTGCAGCCTCAGCTTGAAAATGCATGCTGGGTGATTACAAAATATCTCTTCCATTTTCCAGTTTCATTTCAACGGTGGCAGGTTTATGATGCGGTCGGTGTCGGACACCGGTTGGATCATTTATCACCTCGTAGGCCGTAAAGGTCTCGGCTCCACCTCTGTCCAGGCTGACATTGGCTCCCCATCATCGTCGGTTATTAACTGAAATGATTTCCACAGTTCCTAATCATTTATTTCTAGTACGTGCCGTGTGTAACTTCttaacaaaatacatttttttcccccatacaTACTGACCTATTAACTACAAAAATGATTTCATCTTGAACGATGCCAGTTTTCAGGATTATAGTCATGAACCGCTGCACAGCTGTCATCAGGGTGGTTTGTTTACCCTTCCTAGaaggatgctgctgctgttcctgaAGTCATTTACTCGGTTGTACTCTaatgcagaggaaacacaccaGCTTCTCCTGTCGCACCATATCAGATGTAGTGTTAGAACAGCGAAGGCTCGTGTTATATTACCCCACGGACGCCGCAAGTACAGATAAATCCTGCTGGATGACAGAGGGGCGAGTGGCCTGTTGAAGGACTGTGGACTAAAATAGACCTGTGTACCCAACAGTGGTACTGCAGTCCAGTGATCTGTGTCGTCTTTTAAACCTTTTGAGgacatttcatttagaagaaaaaagaaaaaaaatatatatttatttattttatgtctcaTTTGGAACTGGTGATTGGTCCAACTTTGCAGAGATGAGgcagaaataaatgcaaaaaaagacttaaatacttaaaaaatgtgtttatttcatataaagatttacaatatttaatttaaagtatgAATTCTTGTTTGCATTTACACCACTGGTTATATGATCAGTACACGGTGCCCTCTGCACCGGACACTCTACCTACACGTCACACCGGCCACAGTCTTGCTACAGTACCCTGGCGACAGTCTCACTCACAAGTCCGACTTAATTTGGGTTATCTGAGACAGTAAGAAATGCTGAAAATGTAGaagataatatttaaatttgcgTTTGGTGAAAACATTTGTAACAAAAAGGAGGTTCAACTGGTTTTGAGCAAATCGTAGTGTGCGTGGAGGCGACCTGGTTTATGGTCTGAAGATATAGTTGAGAATGAGACACAAAGAAAGCACCTGAGAGGACCAGATCTTTTCCCACCGAAACAAAATGCCACGAAGAGTCCAACTGAACCAACAACTAAGAAAGCCTAAGCTATTAATCAGAGAGACAATACACACATGTCATCCTTTCACCGACTTTCAGAAACATGTACAGGAGTTTTGACGTTAACTTTGGTTAATAAGAACACGAATCTGATAATGCACTTCCGAAAGAACACTGGTTAGAAAATAGTGTCAGGTGCTGATAGTCAAAGTATGAAATACAGTCTTGCGTGTACTACTTTTACATCATGCAAGTGTGCCTGAAACACTGTTAGATGTGAGGCTGCGTCGCTTCATGCATAGATCCATCTGCCAATGATGTGCGTCATAGGAAGACATCGGATAGCTAGCAGATTGTCATAGCTGCCAGCAGCTCCACTGCACAAaacattattcatcattatCTGAAGGGGAGAGAGAACATAAAGAGAATCGTGTTGGAACAGATGATTCATTAGAGAGGCCAAAGCATATCAGCAGCAGATGAGCCCGCAATGAGAtacctttaatttaattatacaAAATGTAACATAAATGCAGGTATATCTATATTATTTTAGCCATGTTAGCGACATGACTCTGGTGATAAGAGTTCTTCACTGTCAGTTGATCCACTTTATCCACCACGTTTGGATCAAACTGAAATATAATCAGGGCTATCTGATGAACTGACATTTTTCACAGGTGTGCATGATCCCAGAGGTATATCCTCCAAAGGTTTTCACTTTTCCTGTGTAATATCTCAGTCTGTGATTGATGCTTCCAGagatacactaccagtcaaaggttcagacacaccttctcatttaatgtttttatttttatttttactactgTCTATATTGTAGATACATACGTACAGGAAGTAAAATATATGGAATTATGtagcaaacaaaaataaaatagataactCAGTCCGGTTGCTATGCAGCTGACAGCCTAATTTGACAACTGTTAGAATTCATGCTACGGCAAGAACCAGTCAGCTACGTAAAGAGAAACGACAGTCCATCACTATTTTAAGGACTGAAGCTCAGTCAGTCCAGAAAATAACTTTGAATGTGTCCCCAAGTGCAAGtctcaaaaaacatcaaacaatacATGAGGACGGCCCCAGGAAAGGAGAGTCACCTCTGCCGCTGAGGATAAGTTCATCCGGGTCATCAGCCTCAGAAATCGCAGTCTAACGACACTTCAGATTTAAGCCCAGACAAATGCCACACAGAATTCTTCACTGTTGGGAGATTTATTCAAAACTGAAGACACACTGAACCAGCATTCTGCAGCGATATGACAGCGAcccccaaacacacctccagggCTGTGTAAGAGCATTATATCGAGAACGAGGCTGATGGAGCGCTGCAccagatgacctggcctccacagtcacctgacctaaaCCAAGACcagatggtttgggatgaaaTAAACCGCAGAGTGAAGGCAAAAGGGCAAATAAGTGCTCAGCATCTCTGGGAACTCAACACAAGACTGTGGGAAAACCATTTCACGTGACTACCTCATGAAGCTCATCTAGACAATGCCAAGAGTGTGCAAGGCAGTAAAGTAAAGGATGGCTATTTTTAAGAAAGAAGAAGCTAAGaatccaaaatataaaacatgctTTGAGTTATCTGACACTTTTTTGTTAACTACATACTCATAGTTTTGATGCCTTTGGTGAGAGTCTACGATGTAAAtagtcacaaaaacaaagaaaacacattaaatgagaaggtgtttTCAACTGCTTGACTGGTAGTAGCTTTTATTCAGAGCATGCTGGGCTTACTTTGTGCTTTGGGtaccaaagaagaaaatatccttatttattttttattctttaaatggAAATGATAGTATTCCTATCACTCTTGCCTTGGATTAGTTGAATCaatacttcctgtttgacaCTGACCACAAATATAGAGAACATGTGAGTGTGCTGATGTCAGCATTTAGTATAAAGCGACATAATCTTTTTAATCTTATATGTTAACACAAGGCTCATCCAATCGATCGCAGGTGTCGATAAATAACTGCATTTGAATCTGCTGgatgttcagtttgtgtcagTGAAAGAAGACTAATGCATCAGTACAGGACGTGTGTTTCTTATCTGATAGCTGCcttaaaaatattacaaaattcATTCAGGTCTGTTTGAAAGGGAGCCACACAATCCATCTTGATACGACTCCTCCAGGGAGCCGTCTGACATTTGCATCCTCTAACTCTCCTTCAGAAGAcggtaaaaatagaaaataaaagaattgtCAGAGAAAGATGTTGGGTGAAAAATGAATCTGAAGGCTGCCGCCACCCTGAGGGAAACTATTCAGGCTCAAACAAAATGCGCTCCCTCCGTTCTATTCCAGCCGTGGCCCCAGTCTGAGAACTGACATGACTCCGTGTATCTGCTTTGTCTTGCTCTGTGCTGAGAGTGTGCTTCACACCTACTCAGTCTCTGTCACTGAAGTGACTCAAGATACAAGGACGGGATTTTAGAGGTGAGATTAAACACTTCAAAGTACTCCGACACTGCTGAAGCAGCTGCTGAACAGAGGAAATTGAAGTGAGACGTGCGTATATTTCTGTGGTTTACACAAGTGATCGAGagatgtggggaaaaaaaaatatatgaaaaatgataaatcaACAACAAACCATTACCACTAACCTTCTTGATACGCGCCATCAGCCATCACTAGATGAAGGATGTTGGGATACAGATGCTGGTGCTCAGTTCCCAAAATGCTTAAGACCAAACTGGAGCCCAGGTCAATattctcatcttcatcttcatgtATAGCCTTGAAAACGCCAAGATGTCTGTTTAATCAGTAGCACTTAACAGAGGGGTTATACACACAACCTCAGGGTTTCAGATagaaataatgaatatttcatACCTTAATCTTATTGTAAGCCTCAATGAACATCTCAAAGCCCATCTGCTGCTCTAGGTTGAAGCGAAGCTCTTCCAGACGACTGAAGATGCTGTCGTGATGCTCAGCTTCTCCGCCCTGTTCCTCTCCGCTGCCATCTATCGTGGACATATACGGCACCATTTCTCATGAGGGAGTGGAGCTTTTGATGCTGATCACACTGTGCTGAGTTTGCAGCATAAACTACTATAACCACTTATGAAAGATGTGAAACATCAGACCGATAAAAGCTTCACATGCGGAGGGTTTCTCCCAACTACTGACTCACATGAAAATAACCAAATAGTTTAATAAGTCTTAAATTTTCCCCTCCTACCTGAATGCCATTCTTCATTGAGCTGGCTGTTGTTACTGTGGTCATCTTCTCCCACACCATTCGTAAGcaactcctctgcctcctcgtCGCCAGGACTCCCGTTTGAacattcctcttcctcttcttcctcctcctcctcctcctcctcctcttcgtcatcATCGTCTTCttcatcgtcgtcgtcatctACAGCCATCTGATTGTTGTCCTGATTGATCTCAGCTGCGATCCTGTTGAAAAGCTCTTGGTCTCTGCCCTCTGGAGGGTTCCCATTATAGTCCCCCGCTCCGTCCTCTGGAGGGCTCCTCATTATGTCGCCCTCTTCCTGCAGCAGCCTCTCCATGGAGGCCCTGATGTCCCGCAGATCCTGATCCTCATATGCACTACAGAATAAAACATCTCATCACACACAGCTTTACTCGCTACATTTGGAGAATTTAATTCTGTTGCAAAAAAGGAGATCTGCATCCTTTTGTAGTGTTgtctcacacacataaaagaaaacaaaggcacAAAAGCTCCACACACTTATGATAAGCCAAACACCACAGGCTGtcatgttttagctttagagaTATCACATATGCTCGTCTTACTCCTCGGCCTCTGACTGGTCCTCATCTTTAGCTGCTTCGTCCATGTCCTCTATTTCCAGGTTGTTGTCCGGGGCAACATTAGTCTCGCTGGTCACCGCGGGGCCGGCTGAGAGTCGACTGAGGTCTGGGAGAGAGCAAGTCCGCAGCATCTGGCAATGCAAACGCAGCAACAAGGGCAAAGAAGTTAAGTCTGGACTGACGAAGTAGAAATGAAAGAACATTTCAGTTAAACCACTGTTAGTGCAAATCATGCTGGCATACTTAAACAGAAGTTTCAATATGCAACAGAGAGGAAAGGGCTGTGGTATTGTGACACATATTCCACGTGACTCTTTCTTATATTAAAAATTTGAGCCTGGTTCCGCGGATCTTGAGTTCTCAGATTAAGGTTATGAAAGATATAGGTTGATGGatgctcttcctcttctttcctaTCAAACCCACTGCAGGTTGAGAGTACGTGATTAATGGCCCTAGCTCCATTTCAGCCTGCCTTCATTAATAAAGAAGACTGAAGTCCTACCCAAAATACCACAAAGGCCTCTTTATCATTCCGTGCCGAAGAGCAACTGCGAATTTCCTCAACACCTCACTCTAGCTGCTAATAATGTCATGGACCCTATGCTGTCATTTGATAATTACCACTAGACCTTTTCTCATTAAGCGATGTAATTTCCAGAATGATAATGAAAAGACAACATTCAGCCGGTTTCACCTTGGGGTTGTTGGCATCGAACATGCCAGTGGAGAGACCGATGAGGAGGGCGTCCTGGTGCTTGGAGCGCAGAGGTGAGACGGAGCGTGAGCGTGAGgccagggaggaggatgattcATCCATGGAGGACTGGGCTGAGAGGGCTGCGAGGGCAGCAGTGCGTCGGTGGGCCGGGGAACACAGCTTCATAAATAGGGGCTCCTCAAACTGTGCTGCAgctgaggagaaggaaggaagggcaGATTTAATTAAGGAAATAATTACACTGAATAAAGTGGCCATGGCTCACTGCACATTAATCTCACCAGATGATTCAGTTGGCTTCTCTGAATTCTTGTCGACTTCCTTGGAGTCTGTCGGTCTCATAATGCCCTCTGGTGGCCTATAAGAGAAACATAACTCAGCACAACAAACCTCTTTAAATGATCACTCCTTGTTAAAATCtcaatcttttattttctcatagaGCTAGAGTGTAGTTATTGATCTATTTTTTAATCGTAATAGCACGACTAAGGAGGATAAATAGTCACATTTGTTGTTGGGCTTCCTGCTCCCACGCCTGCTGCACACCAGCTGGGGGATGAGAGACCAGATTTGGACTTTCTTCCAAAACCACAGATTCCAGGTCTGCTGGATCTGAATGAATATAGGCACGATAGGATTGCAGTGTCCTAAAAATACgctttgaaataaacagaaaatatcagATAAAGTGTCAGGCTGAGTGACATACTAACCCTGAATCTCAGTAACATTGGGTGGCATTGACTCTCTTTCTACTGCACCGGCCACAGACACTTCCTGATGTGAAGCCTCGCTTGAAGTGCAGAGCTGAGGCTCAACAGAGGCTGCCACTTCTCTCGTCTTCACAGTGTCAGGTTCTGCTGCTGCCTGGATAGGCTCATCTGGAAAGGATGCGACATCATATCCGTTTAGAAAGACTTTTCATGTGTCACACAGTGAATGCACaaattcattcaattcaatttaagcATTTATGTTCAGATTCAGTGTCCATAAATAGCATTCACTCTTTCggatgtgtttattatttatagaaAAGGAATCATTGTTtatacaatttaatttttttagacAGATTTCTACAATGAAATGTAGTTTAAAAGTATACGATAGAAAATCAGTCATTGGATATTATTCCCCTCcttcaaattaatatttagtcgATGTAGCACTGTGACATGACCATTTCATTCACCTTGCTGTCTTTAAACCATGTGTATGTAGATATTGTTGGGCTATTGTCTtcctataaaaaataaatcttctcccAAATCATAATTATCTTGTACACTATTTTGCTGTATTCATTTTACCCTCTAACTTTACAAGCCATCTAGCGCCTGCTGCCCAGAAGCATCGCCGCAGAATGATGCCGACACCACCACAGAAAGTCTATTTGTGGTGATGTGTGTTGTTTGGTGTCATAACGTCTAGTCtcatcaattttttttaacatgaaaatCTTTTCTAATGCcttttgtcattaatttccCCAGTTGCTTTCAAAGAAAGGCAagatatttaaaacaataaaagctttGAGATGAAGTAAgaagaaaatggcaaaatatTAACCCTGCTTCTGTATTTGAgtgtataataatttaaaaaaaaaaaaagactaaccAGGACTAGAAAATTCCTCCTCACATATGGTGACATCCTCCAGCTGCTGGGTGAGAGGCTGAAGCTCTGCCTCCTGAAGAACCCTCAGCACCTGAGAGTCCGGATGCGCTCCCCACACCTTCCTGGGAGCTTCTTCCTGTAGCCCATCCATCCGTATAACTTCACCCACGGTTTGTTCTGAGACGATACAtcgacacagagagagagaatggagaCTGCTGCCTTGGACACATGAAACCAGGGCTTGTATCTGGGTTAGCACTTCTCACTCACCGATGGTCGTGATGCACGTCTCCTCTAGAGTTTGTTGGGCTAAAGAGAGGACGATCGGAGCTCCTGCCTCCCACTTCTTCCTTTCACCAGAGGATGGTCTGTCTTCTTCTGCAGCTAATGAAATGACGTTGGTTTATACTATACTATGGTGGTATTGTAAGTGTACCAACACGTTTGTCAAGACAAACCACATTAAATACAATATAGTTACATTAGTGTTTTGTAATCGTGTTAAACTTTCTTCAGTTGGAATAAAGATATTTGCTCTGTAAAGGCTCAACTCACTGGTTGTAGCGATACACGTCTCCTCCAAGGTTTGCTGAGCAGCAGGAAGTACGGGCAGATCTCCTGCGTCCCACTTCTTGCGCTCTCCGTTTGAACAGGGGCGTTTCTCTGCGTCAGCCTGGGTCTGGCTCTGCTGAGGAGCAGGGCTCGGTTCTGCAGGCGCTGGAGGAGACTCCTCAGCTTCTTCTGCAGGGCTCTGGGCTTTTAGGTTCTGGTTAAGTCTGCGCAGAATCTGCTTTTTCTCACTCTGTTACACAGAAAGCGGTGCTTATCGTTGCAGTTTCCAGtctttttccagttattttattGACTAAATGTCTTAAGGCCAAATCGGCTCACCTGGATCACAGTAGCACCCTCTGGTTCAGGCAAGTTTTCTTTCAGTGGAGTGCtctgccaaaaaataaaagggcAAAATTAATATAAGCAGGGGATGCATCCAAAAAAGATACTATGACACAGGGTGTGATGCACTTCATAAATATATACTGACCGCTCCAACGTTCTTTAGGGCAGCAGTCATGGATATGGCTGGGGTAGAGAGTTTGGATGCGGGCAGGACTGGAGCTTTGGCAGCGGCGTCTGGTTGAGGGGGGCTGGGCTGTGGAGGAGGACTGTCCGAGGTAGATGATACTGCTACTGCTGCCACCGACGCTGCGCTTCCTGCAGACGCGGCAACCTTCACCCCCCGGGCTGCAAGCTTTACGCAAGACACAACAGCTAAGTATTAGGAGACTACACTTGACCAATAGAGAATGTTGAATAAATTGTCAAAAGCTTACATGGTCCTCCCAAGCTCGCTTTTCTCTCTCGTgtgcttctctcctcttcttctccagtTGTTCTTTCAGTACAGCAGCGCGGGCATTTGCTTGGGCCTGGCAGGTGCACGCACACGAATAAAAGGACAATAAATCTATGGCCAGACACGTTTCAAGCTTCAAAATACAGAGTATTAGCAAATACTTATATTTCCTTCAAAAGTGGAAGCCTTTGTTGGAgcctttgtttattttacctCCTAGCTGTGGAAGGTAACAAGCTCTTATCTGCAGCAGgcctttatttcctctgtttgaaACCTACGATtggtcagatttttttttttttttttatgaatcctcactcattcacacaaaaCGAgtgagcagaagaagagaagagtctgtgtttctgtgacagTTAAATGACTGAGTATATAGCGTACAGTTAAACTGATATGTGGCCCTTGTTCATGAGGACTAAAGCACTTTTTCTGGCAACCCTGTTCATTGCAGTCCCCCCTAACATTTTATTATAaggaaacctttatttttttacaagttttttttcttgtaacaCATTTACTAGAATCAATAAAAAATCATGCATCACTGTGTCAGTTACGAGGCAAAAAATACACCAGACGCATTTGGTGGAAATATTCTCTGGAGATGAGTAatccacaacacaaacaaaaggttgAAAATAGCTTGATTATGCACGGTTCTCATGAATCACAAGACCGTAACGGCTCAATTAAGTTTGATTGTCTGCACTGATTGCTGCATAAAAAGGGCTCGGTTAATTTCTGGGCTGTTGAAAGTCACTGAATGGTGGGAACTGCTGGGCTGTGCAGTGGCAGCACGGAGAGGGGTGTGGGGAGGTTGACTCCGGGACACTGGAattcactgttaagccttcttgaggtgtcatgggcCTAATTTAAgaaaacatcggtgaagggaggtgcccacttggaAACCCCCAATGATATGCAGCAAACTGCCTACCAGGtagaaagttttattttctcattctgGTTTTCATCCTCATTAAAACAAGTAACAGAGTAAAACACGGGCAGACATGGAGTGGGTGGCTTTAGTTGACTGACTGATCATTTCTCTTTGTTCCCTTTAATTCAGTGAAAGAGAGATCCGTAAAAAAGGTAATTAAATACATGCTGCATATCAACACCACACCCTCTTAAAATAACGGCcccaaaactgttttttcaggttgttcagaaaacacaaaaaaactgaaccaaataccgaatatatgatatttattattaaaaatcaaTTTGACTCAGGCCATTATTTCAGGAAGGTGACGATactgaaaatgtatatttttgtcaACTCACTTTTAAAGCCTCTATCTTCTTTCTCCTGAGCTCTGCCTCCTCACTGGACTCCTGGCTATCAGACCCATCACTGTCATACTGAAACACACAGCATCAACAGCCAGAAGACAGAACATCAGAGCGAACTGAGAGCACTTCCATTACAGGCGAACTAAGAGTCTAGGACTGGAGGAATGTACCTTCTCTCCTCTGAGCCTGGCTTTGATCTGCTGACGCTCGTTGAAGTTCTGCAAGCGGATCTGCCTCAGTCTTGCCAAGTACTCCTGAgaacaaatacataaatgttACAAACTGAAAGGTGAACTGCTGGGTACAcatgcagagacagacaggcggGTATAGAGTATAGTGCTAACATTAGaagtcacattcacacaaaaaccCTCACATGCTTAGTAAGCATTTATAAAGAAAGACtcaattttacattaaaaaaaacacaatataatgatagcattaatacacattaacacagaataaaaaaaacccaacataTTTGCAATTAACAGTGcaatgaaaaatgaacaaaagaatAAGGATTCAggtcaaaggaaaaaaaaaatactgtagcACAACTCAGAACTGAGATGGTTGTTTGAAATGGGACACAGCAAACAGCCATTactgggataaataaacagccTCACTGGACAGTAGAGTACAACACACTGTGCGAGGACCGGGCATGAGTTTGAGCTGCTGGGTTGAATTATGGGTTTTGTCAAAGGGAGTTTTGTGCAGACATATGAGACGTGCTAAGCCAGACGTGCCGTGAGTGAGATGGAGTGCGAGGCTGCACATTCAGGCCTGGGCtcctacctcctcctctttgttggCTCTAGGTCTCCTGCACCGAAGCGTACCTGTCCGGCTTCCATAGATTGCAGCCAGGTTTTGCCGAGTGC
Coding sequences within:
- the nek1 gene encoding serine/threonine-protein kinase Nek1 isoform X7, which encodes MDKYEKVNKIGEGSFGKAILVKSKKDGHQYVIKEIGISGMPSKERQESRKEVAVLANMSHPNIVQYKESFEEGGCLYIVMDYCEGGDLFKKINSQKGVLFSEDQILDWFVQICLALKHVHDRKILHRDIKSQNIFLTKDGTVQLGDFGIARVLNSTVELARTCIGTPYYLSPEICENKPYNNKSDIWALGCVLYEMCTLKHAFEAGNMKNLVLKIIRGSYPPVSVHYSQELRSLLAQLFKRNPRERPSVSSILDKPFLSCRIEKFLTPQIIAQEFRHTFLHKQPKVGVVQVPPSQKITKPAAKYGVPLNVKKVSDGAKKPAERKPAAKQKPAPLPAAPKRRVSQVEEERKKHEDGIRKKKMELIEKERKQREQMVLLKADQMKRYEKEKINRINQAREQGWKHVLSSSGGSSPERKHFVGGGKRAAGVGLPLPSAVHGPTPAPVSSKTPYDHYHAALDQMAKPQPKDISREGSSPGPGSPIRQRGHMVAERTCQVEEFLQRKREAMLNKVRAEGQLEYLARLRQIRLQNFNERQQIKARLRGEKYDSDGSDSQESSEEAELRRKKIEALKAQANARAAVLKEQLEKKRREAHEREKRAWEDHLAARGVKVAASAGSAASVAAVAVSSTSDSPPPQPSPPQPDAAAKAPVLPASKLSTPAISMTAALKNVGASTPLKENLPEPEGATVIQSEKKQILRRLNQNLKAQSPAEEAEESPPAPAEPSPAPQQSQTQADAEKRPCSNGERKKWDAGDLPVLPAAQQTLEETCIATTTAEEDRPSSGERKKWEAGAPIVLSLAQQTLEETCITTIEQTVGEVIRMDGLQEEAPRKVWGAHPDSQVLRVLQEAELQPLTQQLEDVTICEEEFSSPDEPIQAAAEPDTVKTREVAASVEPQLCTSSEASHQEVSVAGAVERESMPPNVTEIQDPADLESVVLEESPNLVSHPPAGVQQAWEQEAQQQMPPEGIMRPTDSKEVDKNSEKPTESSAAAQFEEPLFMKLCSPAHRRTAALAALSAQSSMDESSSSLASRSRSVSPLRSKHQDALLIGLSTGMFDANNPKMLRTCSLPDLSRLSAGPAVTSETNVAPDNNLEIEDMDEAAKDEDQSEAEDAYEDQDLRDIRASMERLLQEEGDIMRSPPEDGAGDYNGNPPEGRDQELFNRIAAEINQDNNQMAVDDDDDEEDDDDEEEEEEEEEEEEEEECSNGSPGDEEAEELLTNGVGEDDHSNNSQLNEEWHSDGSGEEQGGEAEHHDSIFSRLEELRFNLEQQMGFEMFIEAYNKIKAIHEDEDENIDLGSSLVLSILGTEHQHLYPNILHLVMADGAYQEDNDE